A DNA window from Gasterosteus aculeatus chromosome 16, fGasAcu3.hap1.1, whole genome shotgun sequence contains the following coding sequences:
- the mospd2 gene encoding motile sperm domain-containing protein 2 isoform X2, whose protein sequence is MAELEQHEGAQDLEKKIEETRLRFNNEFLQDSTDKYDSQDVERLQKDDSLVEGYLQWRLYVVDDALKMIDESLQWRKEYGVNDITESTIPKWMFEIGAVYLHGYDKEGNKLFWFKVKLHVKDAKTIMDKKKYVAFWLERYAKKEPGMPLTVVFDMAESGLGNIDMEFVKYIINCFKVYYPKFLSKMIIVDMPWIMNAAWKIVKSWLGPEAISKLKFASRSEIQGFIGLEYLPAHMGGTDPFKYSYPPLPDDDFQTPTCENGPIADEDEAESKEGEIDSKDALESSFSSEIAVKPKKVNFLEDSLRCEDNDKGESSRTKGARKPLTTFKGPLLDVSPAEELCFGSAETEKKCLIILGNVTKNQLAFKVRTTAPEKYRVKPSNSCCDPGASVEIVVSLHGGSQASPQDRFLVMAAEMDNAGSQDLTQFWKEVPKAKVMEHRLRCQVLEGAKQAASALADGPVEKGAADQQEFSSALMRLMTCSARTEQKLNACLWVQKVLIGLVLLLVVLNLLCLHLLMAPQRPS, encoded by the exons ATGGCCGAACTTGAGCAGCACGAAGGAGCGCAG GATCTCGAGAAGAAAATTGAGGAGACGAGACTGAGATTCAACAATGAGTTCCTCCAAG ATTCAACAGACAAATATGACTCCCAAGATGTGGAAAGGCTTCAAAAAGATGACTCTCTGGTTGAGGGCTACCTGCAGTGGAGACTTTACGTAGTTGATGATGCCTTAAAAATGATCGATGAAAGTCTTCAGTGGAGAAAGGAATACGGTGTGAATG ATATCACTGAGAGCACCATTCCAAAATGGATGTTTGAAATTGGTGCCGTCTACCTCCACGGCTACGACAAAGAGGGCAACAAGCTCT tctggTTCAAGGTAAAGCTGCACGTTAAGGATGCAAAAACGATCATGGACAAGAAGAAGTACGTCGCCTTCTGGCTGGAGCGGTATGCAAAGAAAGAACCGGGGATGCCACTCACTGTTGTGTTCGACATGGCCGAGTCCGGCCTCGGTAACATT GACATGGAGTTTGTGAAGTACATCATCAATTGTTTCAAAGTCTATTATCCAAAGTTTTTAT CCAAAATGATCATCGTGGATATGCCTTGGATCATGAATG CCGCATGGAAGATCGTGAAGTCGTGGTTGGGTCCCGAGGCCATCAGCAAGCTCAAGTTCGCCTCCAGATCTGAGATCCAAGGATTCATTGGCCTGGAGTACCTACCAGCGCACATGGGTGGAACG GACCCTTTCAAGTACAGCTACCCACCTCTTCCCGACGACGACTTCCAAACGCCCACCTGTGAAAATGGACCAATTGCCGACGAGGACGAGGCGGAGAGCAAAGAGGGTGAAATTGACAGCAAAGATGCCCTTGAGTCCAGCTTCAGCTCTGAGATTGCGGTTAAGCCCAAAAAG GTGAATTTCTTGGAAGACAGCCTGAGGTGCGAGGACAACGATAAGGGAGAGAGTTCCAGGACCAAAGGGGCCAGGAAGCCACTCACCACCTTCAAAGGCCCCCTGCTCGACGTCAG CCCCGCAGAGGAGCTCTGCTTTGGTTCTGCAGAGACGGAGAAGAAATGCCTCATTATCCTGGGCAATGTTACCAAAAATCAGCTGGCCTTCAAG GTACGAACCACGGCCCCCGAGAAGTACCGAGTGAAGCCCAGCAACAGCTGCTGTGACCCCGGCGCCTCGGTGGAGATAGTGGTGTCCTTACACGGAG GTTCTCAGGCCTCCCCACAGGACCGGTTTTTGGTCATGGCGGCCGAGATGGACAACGCTGGATCACAAGATCTCACACAGTTCTGGAAAGAAGTCCCAAAAGCCAAGGTCATGGAGCACAG ATTGCGCTGTCAGGTTCTGGAAGGCGCTAAACAAGCAGCGAGCGCTCTCGCAGACGGCCCCGTGGAGAAAGGGGCCGCCGATCAGCAGGAATTTAGCAGCGCG cTCATGCGCCTGATGACCTGCAGCGCACGGACGGAGCAGAAGCTGAACGCGTGTCTGTGGGTGCAGAAGGTTCTCATTGGGCTGGTGCTGCTCCTCGTGGTGCTCAACCTGCTGTGTCTCCACCTGCTGATGGCTCCCCAGCGGCCGTCCTGA
- the mospd2 gene encoding motile sperm domain-containing protein 2 isoform X1, with translation MAELEQHEGAQDLEKKIEETRLRFNNEFLQDSTDKYDSQDVERLQKDDSLVEGYLQWRLYVVDDALKMIDESLQWRKEYGVNDITESTIPKWMFEIGAVYLHGYDKEGNKLFWFKVKLHVKDAKTIMDKKKYVAFWLERYAKKEPGMPLTVVFDMAESGLGNIDMEFVKYIINCFKVYYPKFLSKMIIVDMPWIMNAAWKIVKSWLGPEAISKLKFASRSEIQGFIGLEYLPAHMGGTDPFKYSYPPLPDDDFQTPTCENGPIADEDEAESKEGEIDSKDALESSFSSEIAVKPKKVNFLEDSLRCEDNDKGESSRTKGARKPLTTFKGPLLDVSPAEELCFGSAETEKKCLIILGNVTKNQLAFKVRTTAPEKYRVKPSNSCCDPGASVEIVVSLHGGSQASPQDRFLVMAAEMDNAGSQDLTQFWKEVPKAKVMEHRLRCQVLEGAKQAASALADGPVEKGAADQQEFSSAVLNDNLYFTSLMRLMTCSARTEQKLNACLWVQKVLIGLVLLLVVLNLLCLHLLMAPQRPS, from the exons ATGGCCGAACTTGAGCAGCACGAAGGAGCGCAG GATCTCGAGAAGAAAATTGAGGAGACGAGACTGAGATTCAACAATGAGTTCCTCCAAG ATTCAACAGACAAATATGACTCCCAAGATGTGGAAAGGCTTCAAAAAGATGACTCTCTGGTTGAGGGCTACCTGCAGTGGAGACTTTACGTAGTTGATGATGCCTTAAAAATGATCGATGAAAGTCTTCAGTGGAGAAAGGAATACGGTGTGAATG ATATCACTGAGAGCACCATTCCAAAATGGATGTTTGAAATTGGTGCCGTCTACCTCCACGGCTACGACAAAGAGGGCAACAAGCTCT tctggTTCAAGGTAAAGCTGCACGTTAAGGATGCAAAAACGATCATGGACAAGAAGAAGTACGTCGCCTTCTGGCTGGAGCGGTATGCAAAGAAAGAACCGGGGATGCCACTCACTGTTGTGTTCGACATGGCCGAGTCCGGCCTCGGTAACATT GACATGGAGTTTGTGAAGTACATCATCAATTGTTTCAAAGTCTATTATCCAAAGTTTTTAT CCAAAATGATCATCGTGGATATGCCTTGGATCATGAATG CCGCATGGAAGATCGTGAAGTCGTGGTTGGGTCCCGAGGCCATCAGCAAGCTCAAGTTCGCCTCCAGATCTGAGATCCAAGGATTCATTGGCCTGGAGTACCTACCAGCGCACATGGGTGGAACG GACCCTTTCAAGTACAGCTACCCACCTCTTCCCGACGACGACTTCCAAACGCCCACCTGTGAAAATGGACCAATTGCCGACGAGGACGAGGCGGAGAGCAAAGAGGGTGAAATTGACAGCAAAGATGCCCTTGAGTCCAGCTTCAGCTCTGAGATTGCGGTTAAGCCCAAAAAG GTGAATTTCTTGGAAGACAGCCTGAGGTGCGAGGACAACGATAAGGGAGAGAGTTCCAGGACCAAAGGGGCCAGGAAGCCACTCACCACCTTCAAAGGCCCCCTGCTCGACGTCAG CCCCGCAGAGGAGCTCTGCTTTGGTTCTGCAGAGACGGAGAAGAAATGCCTCATTATCCTGGGCAATGTTACCAAAAATCAGCTGGCCTTCAAG GTACGAACCACGGCCCCCGAGAAGTACCGAGTGAAGCCCAGCAACAGCTGCTGTGACCCCGGCGCCTCGGTGGAGATAGTGGTGTCCTTACACGGAG GTTCTCAGGCCTCCCCACAGGACCGGTTTTTGGTCATGGCGGCCGAGATGGACAACGCTGGATCACAAGATCTCACACAGTTCTGGAAAGAAGTCCCAAAAGCCAAGGTCATGGAGCACAG ATTGCGCTGTCAGGTTCTGGAAGGCGCTAAACAAGCAGCGAGCGCTCTCGCAGACGGCCCCGTGGAGAAAGGGGCCGCCGATCAGCAGGAATTTAGCAGCGCG GTACTGAATGATAACTTATACTTCACATCA cTCATGCGCCTGATGACCTGCAGCGCACGGACGGAGCAGAAGCTGAACGCGTGTCTGTGGGTGCAGAAGGTTCTCATTGGGCTGGTGCTGCTCCTCGTGGTGCTCAACCTGCTGTGTCTCCACCTGCTGATGGCTCCCCAGCGGCCGTCCTGA
- the fancb gene encoding LOW QUALITY PROTEIN: Fanconi anemia group B protein (The sequence of the model RefSeq protein was modified relative to this genomic sequence to represent the inferred CDS: inserted 1 base in 1 codon), with protein sequence MRFSSLSRDSIQMLLVGETLVNKVTAPYLAITLNYAANEEGSNPAVARSXPRSIMERSLSEDCSRNPHRLSARGKIISFDCKRASATRDSERSELIFRSLSFAREANAFVKADDGAAVVAAGKRSARVDIVACECAANVATRVRAPCVLVTRKSASGASFHYSLLALSGSGRLETCVQFKLPYEMRENVSILRGPTVAWSHAGGVFHASPRTAEVRRTPLELSHCVIGELPLHEDQVFVLGLPAHPGRCPGGARAAGCFVESAQVFDGSVIMPHQYVGITRCVLALSADKVDGVLKSAVVAATSNRQLVSFENGAVKEACQLPFDRPELIQLVNAGRHGCLFVVSFHQGHVCALWKDTFQIASRWSGVTSVHVEDFLGCGTDQMLLVFEDGGVTEQPMRRFLLTDLCGISYSRGQDSGAPRTPPPPPENDLLTLRALESRLQSGLTVLQELRAEMRVKDRVLQQSIRALTDAVSEEKTPLTRHEQEGLIALWEEEEEDDDDDDESKDEKMPDMPAVSSKPQVDKLWHRVAEERLVVGVILSTDSSTPVASVSLSILTETGQGSTPAVIKAQSQVFCLPAPCSSSSSSSPSSSSTAYTFLEPAAKRSKQHLAGRADELNACRLAVTAVTRLTPLLNSGCAKCRVMLHYVQGRDAFAVVSNPTPVVVHCGDVALDINHNFQTRLLIKPELQTDDAEEDFLSLMALLDQRVFRIHSPNHSLDDIDGWIQKIAGCRRIEVSPQYLLLNSSGPSALMLLHWHQMSPFQGELSVHSSQLQALQLLDSLLAHLPACCSIQSVKGTRGQGAAQILSLALEKELVSLRDGVSLLLCEEEEEEKEEEKKSLGHGETPQPGSVEELQRRREAFQGDVERSKTRLSPLVDVGRYRELTRRMSKVQLDTDLAALLNTNNFV encoded by the exons ATgcgtttctcctctctctcacgAGACAGTATACAAATGTTACTCGTTGGCGAGACTCTCGTCAACAAAGTGACAGCTCCCTACTTGGCAATCACGCTAAATTACGCTGCCAATGAGGAGGGATCGAACCCGGCAGTCGCCCGGA CTCCTCGGAGCATAATGGAGAGATCGCTCTCGGAAGATTGCTCTCGAAATCCCCATCGACTTTCCGCGCGGGGAAAGATAATCTCATTTGACTGCAAACGAGCCTCGGCCACGAGGGACAGCGAGAGAAGTGAGTTAATATTCCGCAGCCTTTCGTTCGCGCGCGAAGCCAACGCGTTCGTGAAGGCGGACGACGGGGCGGCCGTCGTCGCCGCCGGGAAGCGGTCGGCGCGCGTCGACATTGTGGCGTGCGAGTGCGCCGCGAACGTTGCGACGAGAGTGCGCGCGCCGTGCGTTCTGGTGACGCGCAAGAGCGCGAGCGGCGCGAGCTTCCACTACAGTCTGCTCGCGCTGAGCGGCTCCGGCCGCCTGGAGACCTGCGTGCAGTTTAAACTGCCTTATGAAATGCGGGAGAACGTGTCCATCCTGCGAGGCCCCACCGTGGCGTGGAGTCACGCCGGTGGCGTCTTCCACGCCTCTCCGCGGACCGCAGAGGTCAGGCGGACGCCCCTTGAGTTGTCCCACTGTGTTATTGGAGAACTCCCGCTCCACGAGGACCAGGTGTTCGTTCTCGGACTTCCGGCCCATCCGGGCCGGTGCCCCGGTGGCGCTCGTGCCGCCGGGTGTTTTGTTGAAAGCGCACAGGTGTTCGACGGCAGTGTGATAATGCCGCACCAATACGTGGGCATCACGCGGTGCGTCCTCGCGCTGTCCGCGGACAAAGTTGACGGCGTGCTGAAATCCGCCGTGGTCGCGGCGACTTCCAATCGGCAACTGGTTTCTTTTGAGAACGGCGCCGTGAAAGAAGCGTGTCAGCTTCCTTTCGACCGGCCTGAACTCATTCAGTTGGTCAACGCAGGAAGACATGGCTGCCTGTTCGTGGTGTCTTTTCACCAGGGGCACGTGTGTGCCCTGTGGAAGGACACATTTCAG ATAGCCTCCCGCTGGTCAGGTGTCACCTCTGTCCATGTGGAGGACTTCCTGGGATGTGGAACAGACCAAATGCTGTTGGTTTTCGAGGATGGTGGCGTGACGGAACAACCCATGAGAAGGTTTCTCCTCACCGACCTCTGTGGCATTTCATATTCT CGTGGGCAGGACAGCGGGGCGCCAAGGACACCACCTCCTCCGCCAGAGAACGATCTCCTCACCCTCCGAGCTTTGGAGTCCAGACTGCAG AGTGGATTGACCGTGCTCCAGGAGCTCCGGGCAGAGATGAGAGTGAAGGACAGAGTTCTGCAGCAGTCGATCCGAGCCCTCACCGACGCCGTCTCAGAAGAAAAGACTCCTCTCACCCGGCATGAGCAG GAAGGCCTCATTGCtctgtgggaggaagaggaagaggatgatgatgatgatgatgagtcaAAGGATGAAAAGATGCCAGACATGCCAGCCGTGTCTTCAAAACCTCAAGTTGACAAGCTGTGGCATCGCGTCGCCGAGGAGCGACTGGTTGTGGGAGTGATACTATCTACCGACAGCTCCAC ACCAGTGGCCAGTGTGAGCTTATCCATCCTGACGGAGACGGGTCAGGGCTCAACACCTGCAGTCATCAAGGCCCAGAGCCAAGTGTTCTGTCTCCCTGCGCCCTGCTCTTCGTctagctcctcctccccctcctcctcctccactgcctACACATTCTTAGAGCCTGCAGCCAAAAGAAGCAAGCAGCACCTTGCCGGGAGAGCCGATGAGCTCAACGCATGCAGACTGGCTGTGACTGCTGTGACCAGGCTGACACCTCTGTTGAACTCTGGCTGTGCAAAGTGCCGTGTCATGCTCCATTACGTCCAGGGACGAGACGCCTTTGCCGTTGTGAGCAACCCAACACCGGTTGTTGTGCATTGCGGAGATGTTGCTCTAGACATCAACCATAATTTCCAAACGCGGCTCTTGATAAAACCCGAACTCCAAACAG ATGACGCAGAAGAGGACTTTCTGAGCCTGATGGCACTGCTGGATCAGCGGGTCTTCCGCATACACTCCCCCAATCACAGTTTAGACGATATAGATGGCTGGATTCAAAAAATAGCAGGTTGTAGGAGGATAGAAGTGAGTCCTCAGTATCTACTGTTGAATTCTTCAGGACCATCTGCTCTCATGCTGCTTCACTGGCATCAGATGAGCCCTTTCCAGGGGGAACTGTCTGTCCACTCCAG CCAGCTGCAGGCGCTCCAGTTGCTGGACTCTCTGTTGGCCCACCTCCCTGCCTGCTGCTCCATCCAGTCTGTCAAAGGTACAAGAGGACAGGGTGCAGCTCAAATATTGTCTTTGGCTCTGGAGAAAGAGTTGGTGTCCCTCAGAGACGGCGTTTCGTTGCTACTttgtgaagaggaggaagaagagaaggaggaggagaaaaagagtcTTGGACACGGGGAGACCCCTCAGCCAGGTTCCGTGGAGGAGCTCCAGAGGCGTAGGGAGGCTTTTCAGGGGGACGTGGAGAGGAGTAAGACGAGGTTGAGCCCCCTGGTGGATGTGGGGAGGTATCGTGAGCTCACCCGAAGAATGTCCAAAGTCCAACTGGACACGGATTTGGCCGCTCTCTTAAACACCAACAACTTTGTGTAA